Genomic DNA from uncultured Vibrio sp.:
ATGGTACCCACTGCAACGGCTACTTTCATACCACCCATTGCACCACTTGCTAGCGCATCAATGACATTGCTTTCATCCGCTTTATCTAGCTCAATATCGTTGTAATCGCTTGGCTGTTGGCGTTCTGGCACGATGATTTTGGCCATCATCAGGCTACCGGGTGCCGCCATGAAACTTGCCGCAATTAGGTACTTCAGCTCGACCCCTAATCCTGCGTAGCCACCTAAGACACTGCCCGCGACAGATGCCATACCACCCGCCATAACTGCAAACAGCTCAGAGCGCGTCATTCTGGATAAGAATGGACGAATCAAAAGCGGAGATTCACCTTGAGATAAAAAGATATTGCCCGTGGCAACTAAAGACTCTGCTTTACTGGTACCAAGAAGCTTCTGGATCGCACCGCCAATGAATTGAATCACCTTTTGCATAATGCCCAGATAGTAAAGGGCAGAAACAAGCGCACTGAAGAAGATGATGATAGGAAGGACACGGATGGCGAAAATAAAACCAGTAGAAGCCAGGTCACCAAACAGGAACTTAATACCCTCATCGGCAAAGCTCAGCAAACCAGCAACGCCATGACTCAAACTCGCGAGTGCCGCCTGCCCCATCGGAAAATAAAGCACGAACGCTGCAAAAACCATTTGCAGCAGCAATGCACGGCGTACCGTTTTCCAGTTGATAGACGAACGACTCTCGGAAAGAAGAACAGCGCAGCCCAGTAGTGCAGCGATACCAAATAAACTAAATAGAATGCTCATGACTCGGCCTACACAACGTAAACAAAAAGAGAAGCACCAAAGGACTTGGTGAAAGAAGGAATCAACGTATTAAGTGATGAGACTCTTAGCGAATGTGTATATAAGCAGAGCGAATAGTTCGACATCTTATTTTTACCTTATACAAGCAATGAAAGGGAGCTGGTCCAGTCCGTGGGGTCATTCACTGCTGGCGAGTGGATCACTCAGCCTGCTCCATGTGACGGCTTGTATGGGTAAGGGCTTTGAACAACTAAACCCTAAATCCCGTTTAAACGGGACGACAGTATAGTCAATAAAAAGAGATATTCATCACATTTATAAAAGCAAACGTTCAAGCGTTCATATTTCATGCAAATCAAGCATTTCTCTCTAATATCCATATTTAAAGAGAGGCTATCATTAGGGATATTTCAGCTTTGCAAGTAAAAAGCGACCAATAAATGCGCAATCAAACGGGAAAGACTAAAAATACGTAACTTTACACTCGCCAAGAGGTAGAATTTGGTTATACAATTTAACTCGCTTCTTTCTGAAGCCTCTGCAAGTGCAGAGCATCATGATGCCGAGATGGTGAAATTGGTAGACACGCTAGCATGAGGTGCTAGTGCCTTTGGTGTGAGGGTTCGAGTCCCTCTCTCGGCACCATCATCCTTCTTCTTTTGATTTCGTTTGAGTGTAATGCAAAGTTCTAAGCAGGCAAGACCATCCGCAGATGCAAACCAACTTCTGAGCGAACTTGCTGTGCATGCTTTACTGCATCTACATTTTAAAATTCATGCTTCGTCTCACCCTATCGCTTTAAAAGAACGTAATGACCTGCTGCAAAAATGGCTTAAACCAAAATTAAAAAGCAATCGCTACAAGCTGATTAAAAAGCCATTAAAGTCGTTGACTCAGCAAGCTAAGAGAGAGAACGGAAATCTAGAAGCGTTACTTGAACGCTGCGTGGGAGCAAACAAGCCAGGTAACCCACAGCCGCATTTAGACAGCTACCTACTGCTGATCAATGAGATCGAAAAGAAATTAGGCACCACGGTATTACTCTCTCGCCCGGAGGACGTCGATCTTTCGCATGATCAACATGGATGCCTGCTATGCGTTCTATCTGAGAACCTAAACCAGCATTTCGACGATAATAATGCCCTAGTCAAGCCTATTTCGATGCTTTTCCGTGGCCCGATGAGCCAGCGCTCCCTATTCCTAGGCAGCATTTACGCCAACAACACGTTTAATTACGAAGTGCTGTATCAAGATGAACAGTTCGTGCGCATTACGCTCGAACTAGCATAACTCGGTAACCTGTTACCGACTTCTTATCAGTAACGCTCTTTGCCTATATCAACTTTCGCCTTTAGTTTTGCATCGATTTTATCGCAAATGTATTCTCCGATAGGTATCGCAGATGTTGCTGCTGGCGATGGCGCATTACAAACATGCAGGCTACGAGCAGTCTCTGCAAACAGGAAATCATGCACTAATGTGCCATCTGACAACACAGCCTGAGCTCGAATGCCTGCTGGGTGAGGTTTAAGATCTTCCACTTGGATATTGGGGCAGTATTTGTTGACTAACTGCACATAGCCGGACTTCCACCAGGAGTTCTTAAACTCTTCTAAACCCGTTTTCAGATGTTTTTTCGTCACTTTCCAAAACCCCGAGAAGCGTAGCATCCGCCATGTATCTCGAAAGCTGAAGTTAAATTTGGCATAACCTTCCCGTTTCCAGCCTTGTACCGCATTTGGCCCCACAGTGACTGAGCCATCAATCATGCGAGTCAGGTGAACGCCTAAGAAAGGTAAGTCTGGATCAGGGATTGGGTAGATCAGATGGTTGACGATATTGTTGTGCTTACTGTCTAAACGGTAATATTCACCACGATAGGGGATGATTTGAAAATCGGTCTTTATCCTCATCATCTTAGTCATACGATCAGCCATCAACCCACTGCAAGTCATCAGCATCTTGCAGTTGAGCTGCATCGACTGACCATCAGAAACACAAGTAAGCTGTACCTCCTGATCTTTTTCATCAATGGCGACCACTTGAGTACGTAAACTGACTTGCCCACCCAGCTTTTGGAACTCTCTAGCCATGTGTTCAGTCACTAGTCGGTAATCAACGATACTGGTGGTTTTGACGTAAATCGCACCCAATCCGGTGATGTTTGGCTCAGCGAGCTTTAACTGTGCTTGATCAAGTAGCTCAACGTCTATGCCATTGATCTGACAACGTTCGTAGAGGGCATTCATACGCTCTACTTCCTGTTCACTCGTTGCTACCAAAAGTTTGCCACAGTTCTCAACAGGAATGCCGTGCTCTACACAAAATGCAATGGTAGCCTCAACGCCTCGTTTACAAAATTCGGCTTTCAGGCTGCCCGGAGCATAGTAAACACCCGCGTGAATAACGCCACTGTTATGTCCTGTCTGATGCATCGCGTAACCAGACTCTTTTTCCACCAGCAAAATGGAACGATCAGGATGACGCTGTTGCAGCTGCCAGGCGGTAGATACGCCAACGATACCACCGCCAACGACAATATAGTCATAAACCGATTTCATACGACCTCAAATAAAAACCCAGAGTTAAGACTGCTAGTACTCAAATTACAGCCACTGTAAACAATATTGACGGGGAATACCGCGCAGCGTGCCACACGAATCAACATTGGATTGCCCAACAAAAGAAAAACCAAGGAGAGACTCTGGATCTGGTCAAAGAATAGCGGTTTAACATAGGACAACTATTTACAATTGGGTTAATATACTAAGCGCTTAATTATTAAACTCAGGCAAAGGAATTGCCTAAGTGATAGCTCAATACGGAGCGCCTATGGAAAGTCATTATTTAGATGTAAGAACACTTAACTTTATTGTTATTTTGTTTTCTTGTATCTGCTCTATCAGTCTCCTGTGTTACCAATACACACAGAATAAAATCAAAGGATTGAACACCTTTTCTATCTCTTTGTTGTTTATTGGTCTTGGGCCATTTTTACTCGGATTCCGAGGTTCCTCTCCTGACTGGCTCACCATTATCGTGGCCAATACCATTATTTTTATAGGCTTTTCCCTTACGCTTTACAGCGTGAGTATTTTCCGTTCATTCCCACTTAAACTCGCCCATACCATGGCGGTCTTTATCCCCATATTTAGCAGTTCACTTTACTACTTCACGTTTTACGTACCGTCGGTCAAGAGCCGTATTATCTATCTAAGTATTTATCTGTGTTTGGTGAATTTATGCAGTGGAATTGCAATGCTGAAAGGTAAGAAGAACGATCTAGACCTCCCAGTAAAAGTCATGGCTTATTCTTTCTTTTGTTATAGTGCGTTTATGGGAGCAAGAACGCTTTGGAGTCTCTTTGCACCAGAAATAGCTAGCTTCATGAATGCAGGACTGATCCATCAACTTACTTTCTTATTTAGTATCTGTCTGATTGTTGGTTTGAGTTTTAATATCCTGTGGTTAATAAACGCCCGCCTCGTTGCATCTATTAACGATCTCTCTCTGCGCGATGCATTAACTGGTCTTTATAATCGCAGGGCGTTGGAGGAAATCATTCCGGATCTCATTTACGACGCCAGAAAACAAAACATCCCCGTCAGTATCGTGATGGCAGATACTGATCGATTTAAAGCAATTAACGACCAATATGGGCACAAGATGGGTGATCAGGTTATGGAGAAGATAGCTACTATACTTAAAAATAACCTGCCTGAATCCGCATGTGTCGTCCGAGTGGGTGGCGATGAATTCGTGATGATTATTTTAGATAAACTCGATCAAGCGGAACGTTTTTCAGAACACATCAGAACGGCAATAGAAAACGAAGCATCCCTTCAATCGTCTAAGATAAAAGTGACGATGAGTTTTGGCATCAGCGAATTAGCAAACGGTAACTCGATGGAGAATGCTTTGACTCAAGCAGATGTCGCGTTATACCACTCCAAACACTCTGGTCGTAATCGAGTAACACGCTTTGATCAATATCGTAGTTTCTCAGAGCATACCGCTACTCAACCGACTAATGCTTATCCTGCTAAGATTCCTGAGGCCCAAGTTTAAAAGGCTAACAAATAGGCTCGTGAGGATATGCTCCCAAATAAACATTCACCAGCCGTTGTTATCTTTATTAGGGTTGTAAACACAAGAAAGCCCCGCAGGAGCAGGGCTGTGTTTTAACGCATGAAAGGCTGGAATTATACTGCGATTTCACCACCATCTTCACGACGAATCACGACCGTTGAAGCGCGAGGACGAACGGTTGTACCAGCAGGTGTTTCTTCAGCCGCATTATCGCTGTATGGCCAGTTACCTGGGTGCTGGATGTTTACAAACAATGATTTGTAATCCGGGCTAATAGTAAAGCCTGTCACTTCACAGCCGTTTGGACCAACAAAGAAACGTTTCAGTTCTGCTTGGTTCTCTGCACCAATCGTCGCAGGATCGCCATTATCATCGGTCAGTTTCGATGGTACGACTGCCAGCATTTGGTCGTTGGTGTATGAAGTCACTTCATCCGCACCGTTGTCAGTTTGGATCCAAAGGATACCACGACCGTCGAATGCCAAACCGTCTGGGCTTGCGAACTGGTTTAACTCAGTTAGGCTTGAGCGGTTAGTGTCAGCATCACCGTTTGCTGGTGAGCCAAATACGAAGATATCCCAGCTAAACTCGGTAGCTGAATCACCTTCATCCCAACGAATAACGTGACCAAATTTATTGTTTAAACGTGGGTTTGCCGCGTTAGTATCTTCTGTACGACGAGTATTGTTGGTCAGTGTCAGATAAACAGTGCCAGTGAATGGGTCTACAGTACACCACTCTGGGCGGTCCATCGGCGTTGCGCCAACTAGGTCAGCAGCACCCGCTGTGTTCAGAATGATCTCTGCTAATGAGTCAAAGTGGTCCGCCAGCGTGCCGCCAGTAGTGGTGATGCTATCTAGCGTCAGTGGTAACCATGTACCGGTGCTGTCTTCATTGAACAGCGCAACATAAAGTGTACCTTCGTCCATGTACTTATCACCCGTTGCCAGGCGATTTGCTGGATTTGCATCAGCCGGATCCCAAGCAGCAGCAGACTCAAACTTGTAGAGGTATTCAAAGCGAGAGTCGTGACCAGAGTAGAATACTACTGGCTTACCTTCTTCCAGCTTACCGAATGTACAGCCTTCATGACGGAAACGACCTAGTGCAGTACGCTTTTTCGCACGTGAGTTTTGCGTGTATGGGTCGATTTCAACAATATAGCCATGGCCATTAGCTTCGTTGCGGTAATCGTCTGTTGAGCTAGCGCCTGTTGGAGCCAGATTAAATCGAGTGAACTCATCCAAACGCTCTTCCGCGTTACCAGCTAGGGTCTCCCATAAGTAACGAGTGCTTCCTGATTCAATACCAATACGATTTTGCTCTTCAGTACGCTCACCTGCATTAACAAAGTAACCAGGCCAGTTCTCTTCACAGGTTAAGTAAGTGCCCCAAGGTGTGTAACCATTACCGCAGTTATTCAGTGTACCACGCGCTTGGCTGCCATCTGGTGAAAAGCGTGTTACCGTCAATTCAGTGTGCGCAACTGGGCCTGATAGATCCATCACAGTCGCACCGGTGTAACGACGGTTTAATGGATCAGTATCGACCAATTTCCACATGTTATCTTCAAGTTGGATACGTACAACCGATACACCGTGAGCGTTAATTTCTTTACGAACTTCGTCAACGATGGTGCGAACATTGTTCTCAACCGTTGGACCATTTGGATGCAGTGCTGCAGTATCAATGTATTCATGGTTGATGCACAGCAAGCCATCTGTCGTGCTGTCATTCAACGGGAAAAAATGCATCCCATCGTGGTGCATGCCTAATGCGTTAAGCTGATCAGTACCCGTGTTTGAACCGTCATTTTGCCATGCGTTACCCTGAGCATTTAGAGGTGTGCCCCACGGTACCAATACCTGAGCTGTGTAACCAGATGGAATCGAGACAGCGTCAGTTAACGAACCAGCGATAGACTCAAAATTAAGTACTGCATTTGATGCACCAGACGCAGCACTTGCCGAAGTGCCTGAGCTTGAAGAGTTACACCCAGCCAAGCCAAAAGCACCAAACGCAGTCATTGCACTGATGCCCAATCCGCCTTTCAAAATACTACGACGTGATAGACTCGCTTCTAGTACTTCTTCAAATGGTTTGTTATTGCTGTGGTTATAACGCGTTGCGTCGAAGGTTTCCTTACTCATGGTCTCACTTTCCCAATGTTTGATGTAATTTTAAATTAGAGTTTTATAAGTAGTTGAACGAAGGGAAGTTTGGAGAAAAATTATGACAACAATAATTAAGATAAATGAAGGTTATGTTGCTAAATAATTTCTTAACAGCATCAATCAGGGGTGGGTTGGACGTCATATCAACGCGGCGATAGCTAAACGTAGTTCGAACAAAGAACAACCAAACATGTCGACTTGTTAGAATTTTACTTGGGATATAGGTTTATAGAAGGTATAAAGTGTGCGTACTAAGATCATCCACGAGAGATAGTTATGAAATTAGAAAGAATCGATAACAAAAGCCGTCGTATCCGTAAGAAACTGTTCTTAGGTGAATTCGCTATCCTGGGGTTCGAAATCAGCTGTGAAACAGACATCAATGACTTCGACCGCTATGAAGTATTCGTTGATGACTTTGTCGACTACATCGCCGGTTTAGGCCTGTGCTTTGGCGGCGGTGGTCTGGAGCTATTTGAAGGCTTCTTATGCTCAACTGACCGTTACGGCAACGCGACTGAGGAGCAAAAAGCACAAGTATTAGCTTGGCTGGAAGCACGCCCTGAAGTAAAAAGTGCACAAGTTGGCGAGTTAGTTGATGCAAATTACTTGTAATTTCGAACAGCACAACTGAGCTAGGAAAATACACATAGGCTGATCTTCGGATCGGCTTTTTTTACATTTTGTCTGCGAGGAAAGTTATTCTGAAGGGTATTTTGGAGCTGGCAATTGCCGGGAAATTTGTAATCCACTGCCAGCCCATTGACGTCGAAAGTAGTTAACTATGATTTTTTAGCTGTCTCATCTTTCGTATCTTTCCAATATTGAATACGAACACGATGTAACTGAGCTCTTCTCATCTTTTTCATAGTAATCTCCCTCATAATGTAAGTAACGCTCTCACTGAGCTTATTGTCTAAGGTTTGCAATTCCCTTAAATCTATATAGGAATCAACTAATTAACCGTGACCAGATTCACAACATAATGACAATAAAGGTTTGTTTGCTGTCTATATTGTCTGAACAAACCAACTATTATCTTCGTTACACGGTCAACCTACTCACCAGATATGACAGAAAAATGGCAATCAAGTTCCCAGCTTTCACTGTCACCAAATCTTAATAAGACTTTTCGAGGTGGAACATAATCAATTACCATACTCTTAACGAAAAAGTCTAGTCCCTAATTAGAAAAACCAGCTATAAAACAAGATCCTCTATTTAATTCGTATCATGCTTCTCAAGAACATTACGCAGCAGAGTATTTTTAACACCTAAGTTATATAGATCGATTTGTGATCGTGAGCAAATCTGTAAGTTCATCTAGAATACCCACAATTAAGACATTTGCTATAACATTTGTGAGAGATCTCTTACATAGCATGTGAGTAAATTGACCAATCCGCGCTAAGACTAAAACCAGAAACCAACCCTAAATATATGTTTTTACTAAATAATGATTTTAACCATGCAATCGATTTCAAAAATAATTTCAAATAGCGGATTGAGTCAGAACCACAAAACATGAATACTGAGTGTGTCGACAGGATGTTGGCAGGAACAGGAAAAAGCCTAACGGACTAGGTATCTTCAGGACGAAGATTTGATAACTTAGGATGAGTTGTCAGCAAGGATGTCGTTAAGCTCTAGGATAGAGCTCGCCCGTCAGGATGATAGGCAAGAATGGACACCGCTAGGAAGGCGATGAACAGGGAACTCGGTTAAAGGATTTAGCCATAATCAAGGATAGATGCAGGGAGCACCTATTTAGTAGCCGGATTGCTGCGAAAAAGAATAAGCCCCGTCTGGGTAACCAGGCGGGGTTTTATTATTTCTACTGCTTAGTATTTTCCCTCTCGGCAGGAAATCACGCATTATAATTTGCTCGAATTCGATAAAAAATATTTGTCGTCACGACGAGTTTTTTTCGTTTTCATCTGCCAGCGAAAATAACTAATGTGCTCACCCTCAACGATGTGGTTGTCCAACCACCATTCTAACTCGTTGAAGTATGTAGGTTATGTCATATCAATATCATCAGCCTACTGCATTCTATACTCTATACTTATATTTTTAATCTGGTACTGACTTACAAAGGAACAGCCATGCGTATTGCTATTCTCTCTCGTAATGAGAATTTATATTCAACCATGCGCCTAAAGCAAGCAGGTGAAGAGCGTGGACATCAAATTGATGTTATCGACACTCTGCACTGCTACATGGACATTACGAGTAACAACCCTAAGATTCGTTACATGGGTGAAGAATTGCCACAATACGACGCGGTTATCCCACGTATCGGCGCTTCAGTCACTTTCTACGGCACAGCCGTCGTGCGCCAATTTGAAATGATGGGTACATTTTGTGTCAATGAGTCGGTAGCGATCAGCCGTTCGCGCGACAAACTGCGTTCTTTGCAGCTTTTATCTCGTAAAGGCATTGGCTTACCACGCACCGGCTTTGCTCACCACCCAGACAACATTCAGGATGTGATCAAAAACGTTGGCGGTGCGCCTCTGGTCATTAAGCTACTTGAAGGTACTCAAGGTATTGGTGTTGTTCTTGCCGAAACCAATAAAGCAGCAGAAAGTGTGATTGAAGCCTTTATGGGCTTAAAAGCGAACATCATGGTTCAAGAGTTCATTGAAGAAGCAAAAGGGGCAGATATTCGCTGTTTCGTTGTTGGTAACAAAGTGATTGCAGCCATGAAGCGTCAGGCAAAAGAAGGCGAGTTCCGTTCGAATCTTCACCGCGGTGGTTCTGCGCAACTTGTCAGGTTGAGCAAAGAAGAACGTGCAACAGCGGTTAATGCAGCAAGAGTGATGGGCTTAAACCTATGTGGTGTAGATATCTTGCAATCAAAAAACGGTCCGGTGGTAATGGAAGTAAACTCCTCGCCGGGTCTTGAAGGTATCGAGTTGGCTACAAATAAAAACGTAGCAGGGATGATTTTCGACTTTATCGAAAAAAACGCAAAACCCAATTCAAACCGTACTCGCGGTAAAGGTTGATAACTATCCAAACAGCGTAAGAGAGGTGCCATAACCTCTCTTTGCTATCCGTCGCTAGGATGACACTATGAATCAGAAAATTGTCATTGGGAATGCCGAAGCAATCTGCTTACCAGAGTTAGGAATTCCCCACCTTGAAGCTCGTATTGACACTGGTGCGCAAACCTCTTCACTCCACGTCGATAATATAGAGTGTTTTGAGAAAAACGGCCGTTCATACGTCGAGTTCGATCTTCACCCGGATGTTTATCACTTAGAACAGGTTGTTCGCTGTACAGCCCCACTTAAAGCGAACCGTAAAGTGAAATCCTCAAACGGGACTTTCGAGCACCGCTGCGTGATCACCACAATGCTGCGCATGAAAGACCAACAGTGGCCAATCGACATTACGTTAACCAACCGTGAAAATATGACTTACATGATGCTGCTAGGCCGCCAGGCAATGGCAGACAAAGTGTTGGTTGATCCGAGCCAGTCCCACTTGCTGGCTCCATAACCACAATCGTATTAGGTGAGTGATGCTAAACAAGTGTCACTCATCTCACCGCTTGTTGCTCCGTAGCAGCACATTAACGAGCCCTTTCAGCTTTATTTTTGTCGCTCGCCAATGTGTATGCGGCTTGGTTGGCGCTGTATCCAGAATATGCAGATAGGCTTTTTCATCCAGAACGACTTCTCCCCCATGCGCAAGCAACAAACAGCTCGGCTGCAGTTCAAAAACCCGTTTAACGGAACAACGATATTGATTGGGATGAAAAATAGGAAACGGCGCAATCAAGTGCTTTTTCACTTTTACCATCAAATCCGCCACATACAACACGCTCTGCTCCGCGTGATAGACCGATAAATCTCTGTCGGTATGGCCCTGAGTTTCCAGTACCTGCCAATCTTCAAATCCCGGAATACTATCACCATCAAGCAGCTCAATATCAGGCCTCAATTTACGTGGATACCAAAGGTTACGCTTTGGTTTACGCATTCGATTTGCCATCCACCTTGCTAAGAACAAGTCGGTTAAATGCATCAACCAACCGTCAAAACCGCCATACCATTGAGCTTCACGTTTAGCCGCTAAAACTCTACATCCTGTCAGAGCTCTAAGTTTATGTGCGGCTCCCGCGTGATCAGGGTGCATGTGCGTTACTACCACCAGCTTAAGGTCAGTAAATGGTCGCTTAAGTTGGTGCTCAATAAAATCTTTGAGATGGGGAATGTCGGCTCGGCTTGCGCCATCCAGTAACATGAGTTTGTCGGTATACTCGGCGAGATACATGGTCTGTATGTACCCCTGAATTCTATGCAGCTGCAAAACATATCCTTATGTTTGAGGTGTTTTTTTAATCAAGAAAACCGCTCTGGTAAGACCAACTATAACAGCAGATAAGAACGAATGTTAAATAAATGTTTAAGCCATTGTTCGACAACCAAGCCTAATCGATAAGATAGATTTTAATCATTAGACTCTAGATAACTTTTGACGGTTAATGCGCGCACACGGAGTTCGTGTCAGGGTATGAGGTTAATGCCTCATGAATTGCTTTTTGGTACTTTTCCTTCTAATAAATTAAGGGGTTAAGTACCTTTTTGTGAGAATTGAGTTGGAAAAAGCAACGAAATTAGACCGCATTCGCGCGGACTACAACGTTCACTACTGGAGCCAAGGCTTCTACGGTATCGATGACCAAGGCGAGGTATATGTCTCTCCTCGCAGTGACCGTGCACATCAAATCCCTTTCAGTGCCATTGTAAAAGAGCTAGAAGCGAAGCAACTGAACTTACCCGTTCTCGTTCGCTTCCCACAGATCGTGCATCAGCGTGTGCATGGTCTTTGTGATGCTTTCAACCAAGCGATTGAAGATTACCAGTATCCGAACAAATACTTGTTGGTGTACCCGATTAAGGTAAACCAGCAACGAGAAGTGGTTGATGAAATACTCGCCAGCCAAGCAGAGCTAGAAACCAAACAGCTGGGTCTTGAAGCGGGCAGTAAACCGGAATTGTTGGCGGTACTGGCTCTGGCTCAACAGGCCAGCTCCGTGATTGTCTGTAATGGCTACAAAGACCGCGAGTACGTGCGCCTTGCGCTGATTGGTGAGAAGCTTGGCCATAAAGTTTTTATCGTCTTAGAGAAGCTATCAGAACTTGATCTTGTGCTGCAAGAAGCAGAAAGCTTGGGCGTCCAGCCTCGTTTAGGTCTGCGTATTCGTCTTGCTTCTCAAGGCGCAGGGAAATGGCAGTCAAGTGGCGGCGAAAAATCGAAGTTTGGCCTGTCCGCATCACAAGTATTGAGTGTAATTCACCGCCTGAAGAACAGCGACAATCTCGATGCATTACAATTGGTGCACTTCCACCTTGGCTCACAAATGGCGAACATTCGCGATGTGCGTAATGGCGTCAATGAATCAGCACGATTCTACTGTGAGCTACGCGCAATGGGTGCCAATATTGATTACTTCGATGTGGGTGGTGGTTTAGCGGTGGATTATGACGGCACACGTAGCCAATCTTCCAATTCGATGAACTATGGTCTTGCTGAGTACGCGCGAAATATCGTAAACACGGTGGGTGATGTCTGTCAGCAATATGAGCAGCCGATGCCGGTGATTATTTCTGAGTCTGGCCGCTCTTTGACGGCTCACCATGCGGTGTTGGTATCCAATGTTATTGGGACAGAAGCTTATCAACCTGAAGACGTGTTTGCGCCACTGGGTGAAGCGCCTCTGCTGCTACAAAACATGTGGCGCAATTGGGAAAACCTGCAAAACGGCACTGACGCTCGAGCCCTGATTGAGATTTACAACGACACTCAAAGTGATTTGGCCGAAGCCCATTCAAATTTTGCCACTGGCGTGATTAACCTTGAACAGCGCGCGTGGGCAGAACAATTGTCACTGCGTATTTACTTCGAGTTGAGTCGTAAGATGAGCGCCAAGAACCGTTTCCACCGTCCAATTTTGGATGAGTTGAGCGAACGTCTTGCAGACAAGTTCTTTGTCAACTTCTCGCTGTTTCAGTCTCTGCCCGATGCATGGGGGATTGATCAGGTGTTCCCGGTTCTGCCTCTTTCTGGTTTGGGTGATGCCGAAGAACGTCGTGCTGTAATGTTGGACATCACTTGTGATTCTGATGGCGCACTGGAACTCTACGTGGATGGTCAAGGTATTGAAAGTACCCTACCGGTTCCTGCGTGGAGCAAAGACAAGCCATACTTGCTAGGCTTCTTCTTAGTTGGCGCATACCAGGAAATTCTGGGTGATATGCACAATTTATTTGGCGACACCCATAGTGTGGTTGTTAACGTAGAAGAAAACGGCGAGTTTGAAATTAGCTACATCAACGAAGGTGATAGCGTAGAAGACATGATGCGTTACGTTCATATCGACGTTGATGCGATTCGTGATAATTACAAACAACTGGTTTCTGAACGTGTTGAAGCCGGTGAACAAACACAAATCCTTGCTGAGCTGGAACAAGGTTTAGTGGGAT
This window encodes:
- the rimK gene encoding 30S ribosomal protein S6--L-glutamate ligase translates to MRIAILSRNENLYSTMRLKQAGEERGHQIDVIDTLHCYMDITSNNPKIRYMGEELPQYDAVIPRIGASVTFYGTAVVRQFEMMGTFCVNESVAISRSRDKLRSLQLLSRKGIGLPRTGFAHHPDNIQDVIKNVGGAPLVIKLLEGTQGIGVVLAETNKAAESVIEAFMGLKANIMVQEFIEEAKGADIRCFVVGNKVIAAMKRQAKEGEFRSNLHRGGSAQLVRLSKEERATAVNAARVMGLNLCGVDILQSKNGPVVMEVNSSPGLEGIELATNKNVAGMIFDFIEKNAKPNSNRTRGKG
- a CDS encoding RimK/LysX family protein, whose protein sequence is MNQKIVIGNAEAICLPELGIPHLEARIDTGAQTSSLHVDNIECFEKNGRSYVEFDLHPDVYHLEQVVRCTAPLKANRKVKSSNGTFEHRCVITTMLRMKDQQWPIDITLTNRENMTYMMLLGRQAMADKVLVDPSQSHLLAP
- a CDS encoding MBL fold metallo-hydrolase, encoding MYLAEYTDKLMLLDGASRADIPHLKDFIEHQLKRPFTDLKLVVVTHMHPDHAGAAHKLRALTGCRVLAAKREAQWYGGFDGWLMHLTDLFLARWMANRMRKPKRNLWYPRKLRPDIELLDGDSIPGFEDWQVLETQGHTDRDLSVYHAEQSVLYVADLMVKVKKHLIAPFPIFHPNQYRCSVKRVFELQPSCLLLAHGGEVVLDEKAYLHILDTAPTKPHTHWRATKIKLKGLVNVLLRSNKR
- the speA gene encoding arginine decarboxylase — its product is MEKATKLDRIRADYNVHYWSQGFYGIDDQGEVYVSPRSDRAHQIPFSAIVKELEAKQLNLPVLVRFPQIVHQRVHGLCDAFNQAIEDYQYPNKYLLVYPIKVNQQREVVDEILASQAELETKQLGLEAGSKPELLAVLALAQQASSVIVCNGYKDREYVRLALIGEKLGHKVFIVLEKLSELDLVLQEAESLGVQPRLGLRIRLASQGAGKWQSSGGEKSKFGLSASQVLSVIHRLKNSDNLDALQLVHFHLGSQMANIRDVRNGVNESARFYCELRAMGANIDYFDVGGGLAVDYDGTRSQSSNSMNYGLAEYARNIVNTVGDVCQQYEQPMPVIISESGRSLTAHHAVLVSNVIGTEAYQPEDVFAPLGEAPLLLQNMWRNWENLQNGTDARALIEIYNDTQSDLAEAHSNFATGVINLEQRAWAEQLSLRIYFELSRKMSAKNRFHRPILDELSERLADKFFVNFSLFQSLPDAWGIDQVFPVLPLSGLGDAEERRAVMLDITCDSDGALELYVDGQGIESTLPVPAWSKDKPYLLGFFLVGAYQEILGDMHNLFGDTHSVVVNVEENGEFEISYINEGDSVEDMMRYVHIDVDAIRDNYKQLVSERVEAGEQTQILAELEQGLVGYTYLEDL